In Acidobacteriota bacterium, a single window of DNA contains:
- a CDS encoding serine/threonine protein kinase, whose amino-acid sequence MPDWRDAALLEAQAFYSTPYEDDHGEPVLRVWNVAGSEYIRLLYADNTEFILDRRGTQIWVTWPQSQTLEDAATYLLGPVLGLVLRLRGVTCLHASAVVLGERAIALVGASGAGKSTTAAAFAGAGYQVLADDIVALDEVADRFWVRPAYPRVRLWPSSVEALFGSEDALPLMTPTWDKRYLDLAESRVGFQRQPVTLAAIYVLDERSSNPAAPFVESLPDNQKLVTLVANTYANYLLEKPMRAAEFGSLGRLCRQIPLRKITPHADPKFIPKLCQSIVEDVQNLPRPLMRFARSVENEAENQSASLEQLCIA is encoded by the coding sequence ATGCCTGATTGGCGAGATGCGGCTTTACTCGAAGCGCAAGCATTCTATTCAACTCCCTATGAAGATGATCACGGTGAACCCGTTCTGCGGGTTTGGAATGTGGCTGGGAGCGAATACATTCGCCTGCTCTATGCCGACAACACGGAATTCATTTTGGATCGGCGCGGAACGCAAATTTGGGTGACCTGGCCGCAATCGCAAACGCTGGAGGATGCAGCGACGTATTTGCTCGGACCTGTGCTTGGCTTGGTTTTGCGCTTGCGCGGAGTGACCTGTTTGCACGCCAGCGCGGTGGTGCTAGGCGAGCGCGCAATTGCTTTGGTTGGAGCTTCTGGCGCGGGAAAATCTACGACCGCTGCGGCATTTGCCGGCGCAGGCTATCAAGTTCTGGCGGATGACATTGTGGCGTTGGATGAAGTGGCCGACCGTTTTTGGGTGCGTCCGGCGTATCCCCGCGTTCGGCTGTGGCCTTCGTCAGTCGAGGCTTTGTTCGGTTCTGAAGACGCTTTACCGTTGATGACGCCGACCTGGGACAAACGCTATCTGGATTTGGCGGAAAGCCGCGTGGGATTTCAGAGGCAACCGGTGACGCTCGCAGCCATTTACGTTCTAGACGAACGCAGCTCTAATCCGGCAGCGCCTTTTGTCGAATCGCTACCTGACAATCAAAAACTGGTGACGCTGGTAGCCAACACGTACGCAAATTACCTGCTGGAGAAACCGATGCGAGCCGCCGAGTTTGGTTCTTTAGGCCGTTTATGCCGACAAATCCCGTTACGAAAAATCACTCCGCACGCAGATCCAAAATTCATTCCCAAGCTTTGCCAGTCCATTGTCGAAGATGTTCAAAACCTGCCCAGACCTCTTATGCGCTTCGCCCGATCTGTGGAAAATGAAGCGGAGAATCAATCAGCCAGCCTCGAACAATTATGTATAGCGTAG
- a CDS encoding asparagine synthetase B has translation MSGIVGICHSDGRPVDSQLLQRMTDYLAFCGPDAQNFEVFDNVGFGHALLQTTEESLHERQPFSLDGQVWITADARIDARSDLIPRLHSGGQCVEKTATDAELILRAYELWGECCVEHLLGDFAFAIWDKRRRQLFCARDHFGIKPFFYAHIGNQFVFSNTLNCVRLHPWVSTELNEQAIGDFLLFDSNQDLRTTVFAEIQRLPPAHTLTYQAGEIRLRRYWSLPDGDLIRYRRSQDVIDEFLDLLRAAVSDRLRTNRVSVQMSGGLDSAAVAAIAKELLAERSGAFQMEAHTAVYDRLFPDQERYYAGLVAEKLKIPIHFFVADDYLPYAGWNEAEFQQPEPENNPFLNHYLDLTRQCGERHRVILTGSDGDTFFFELPNWYFNDLFRRRKLGRLLFELARYSWTQREFPRIGLRAWIRRRRGIRAESEFPAWLNPDFASRLNLPERWQEYNREQPQHPVRPRIYRVLNDPMWSQHFEGCNEGLCRMPIEYRHPLADLRLLEFSLSLPPVPWLLKKELLRAAMRGILPKSVCLRPKSPLTSSPFIESLRNPHTHWIDKFSPEPLLANFVNRDAVPPCVGEVDDYRLWVNARPLSLNFWLAALTLAGQSSHQENKNGVESVSCFGQSQST, from the coding sequence TTGAGCGGCATTGTTGGCATTTGCCATTCGGATGGACGCCCGGTTGATTCGCAACTTCTGCAACGCATGACGGATTATCTGGCGTTTTGCGGGCCGGATGCTCAGAATTTTGAGGTCTTTGATAATGTCGGGTTTGGTCATGCGTTATTGCAAACCACGGAAGAATCGCTGCACGAACGGCAACCTTTCAGCCTGGACGGGCAAGTTTGGATCACAGCGGACGCCAGAATTGACGCGCGGTCTGATTTAATCCCGCGGCTGCATTCCGGCGGGCAATGCGTTGAAAAGACGGCGACGGATGCCGAATTGATTCTACGGGCGTATGAACTTTGGGGAGAATGCTGTGTCGAACACTTGCTGGGCGATTTTGCATTCGCCATTTGGGACAAGCGACGGCGACAATTGTTTTGCGCGCGCGATCATTTTGGCATCAAACCGTTTTTTTACGCGCATATTGGTAATCAGTTTGTATTCAGCAACACACTCAATTGCGTTCGGTTGCACCCGTGGGTTTCGACCGAACTGAATGAACAAGCCATCGGCGATTTTTTGCTCTTTGATTCAAACCAGGATTTACGGACGACGGTTTTTGCTGAGATCCAACGTCTGCCGCCAGCCCATACCTTGACGTATCAAGCGGGCGAAATCCGGTTGCGACGATATTGGAGTTTGCCGGATGGAGATTTGATTCGCTATCGCCGCAGCCAGGATGTTATAGACGAATTTCTGGACCTGCTGCGAGCCGCCGTTTCTGACCGGTTGCGGACAAATCGTGTCAGCGTGCAAATGAGTGGAGGATTGGATTCCGCTGCTGTTGCCGCCATTGCGAAAGAGTTACTGGCTGAACGTTCGGGCGCGTTCCAGATGGAAGCGCACACGGCAGTTTACGACCGGCTGTTTCCGGATCAAGAGCGGTATTACGCCGGGTTGGTCGCTGAGAAGCTGAAGATTCCGATTCATTTTTTTGTGGCAGATGATTATTTGCCCTATGCCGGATGGAATGAGGCTGAATTTCAACAACCAGAACCTGAGAACAACCCTTTTCTCAACCATTATCTGGATTTGACACGGCAATGCGGCGAACGCCACAGAGTGATTTTGACCGGTTCGGATGGCGATACATTCTTTTTCGAGTTGCCAAATTGGTATTTCAACGATTTGTTCAGGCGTCGGAAGCTTGGAAGGTTGTTGTTTGAATTGGCGCGTTACAGTTGGACGCAGCGCGAATTTCCGCGCATCGGATTGCGCGCCTGGATCAGGCGTCGGCGTGGAATTCGCGCGGAATCCGAATTTCCAGCTTGGCTAAACCCTGATTTTGCTTCACGATTGAATTTGCCGGAACGCTGGCAGGAATATAATCGCGAACAACCACAACATCCGGTTCGCCCTCGGATCTACAGAGTGTTGAATGATCCAATGTGGTCGCAACATTTTGAAGGTTGTAACGAAGGCTTATGCAGAATGCCAATTGAATACCGGCATCCTTTGGCCGATTTACGGTTGTTGGAATTTTCTTTATCCCTCCCCCCTGTACCCTGGTTATTAAAAAAAGAGTTGTTACGGGCAGCCATGCGTGGGATATTACCCAAGTCAGTTTGTTTACGCCCGAAATCCCCGTTGACGAGCAGCCCCTTCATTGAATCATTGCGTAACCCTCACACACATTGGATTGATAAATTTTCCCCTGAACCTCTGCTGGCGAACTTTGTCAACAGAGATGCCGTCCCACCTTGCGTGGGAGAGGTAGATGATTATCGGTTGTGGGTGAATGCCAGACCGTTAAGTCTTAATTTTTGGCTGGCAGCTTTGACATTGGCCGGTCAATCATCACATCAGGAGAACAAAAATGGAGTCGAATCTGTCAGTTGTTTCGGACAATCTCAAAGCACATGA
- a CDS encoding lasso peptide biosynthesis B2 protein: MNKLAKVNAMSGQERRWLLQAWSLLPLVRLLLRLLGLRRTQALMIRFAGNLVETELEIGQARDIAKNIARLVISAARYHLISANCLPQSLVLWWLLRRNAIDSELRIGVRKQHGNFEAHAWVEVFGMALENQASEEQRFAPFEASIRPPEVRLP, translated from the coding sequence GTGAATAAGCTGGCGAAGGTGAACGCGATGTCCGGACAAGAACGACGATGGCTGTTGCAAGCCTGGTCGCTGCTGCCGTTGGTCAGATTGCTTTTACGATTGTTGGGGCTGAGGCGGACTCAAGCACTGATGATTCGGTTTGCTGGCAATTTGGTAGAAACGGAATTGGAGATTGGCCAGGCAAGAGACATCGCTAAGAACATCGCACGACTGGTAATCAGTGCGGCACGTTACCATTTGATCAGCGCCAACTGTTTGCCCCAATCGTTGGTGTTGTGGTGGTTGTTGCGGCGAAACGCGATTGATTCTGAATTGCGAATCGGCGTCCGGAAGCAGCACGGAAATTTTGAAGCGCATGCCTGGGTGGAAGTGTTCGGAATGGCCCTGGAAAATCAGGCAAGCGAAGAACAACGGTTTGCTCCCTTTGAAGCTTCAATCAGGCCGCCGGAGGTTCGATTGCCTTGA
- a CDS encoding PqqD family protein has protein sequence MEVSFAKRVVVPPDTLINVIGEEAVLLNLKDEQYFGLDSIGTRMWQALTENASIQAASEELLAEYEVSAEVLQKDLNDLLQKLLAHGLVELQGE, from the coding sequence ATGGAAGTTTCTTTCGCAAAGCGAGTCGTTGTCCCGCCCGATACGCTGATCAATGTGATCGGCGAAGAAGCAGTGCTGTTAAATCTGAAGGACGAGCAATACTTTGGGCTGGATAGCATCGGCACTCGCATGTGGCAAGCATTGACCGAAAACGCTTCGATCCAGGCAGCTTCCGAAGAATTGCTGGCCGAATACGAAGTCAGCGCCGAGGTCTTGCAAAAAGACCTGAACGATTTGCTGCAAAAACTACTGGCACACGGCCTAGTGGAGTTACAAGGTGAATAA
- a CDS encoding NAD(P)/FAD-dependent oxidoreductase yields the protein MKIVIAGASTSGLFAAYLLANAGHEVEVLERAAKLDPAVRTLIVTDKIHEVMGFVPHEIILNEVKHIDLFSKSRSSKMELDRPDLIIAREKLILMLARMAEELGVKISLNRRFQSFVSAQNGVAISYKDLETGTDKHEMVDYLIGADGVYSAVAKAASYNGHFHTSLLQARIKRPKDVRRDTYQVWFDVERTKYFYWLIPESDDIAAVGLIADDARQAGVSLKSFLKERGWQPLEYQSSKVPMHKYEYSARVKEVSRRVFLVGDSTAQVKVTTVGGVVTGFRGVRAVVEAILEGRSVGKESRGLKRELDLHLLVRKVLDGFTDSDYDRLIEFMDGELKGVLSAETRDDLAQMYFRLVASQPRLVMLGAKGLLRSIG from the coding sequence ATGAAAATTGTCATCGCAGGCGCTTCGACGTCAGGCCTGTTTGCCGCATACCTGTTGGCAAATGCCGGACACGAGGTCGAAGTTTTGGAACGGGCGGCGAAACTGGATCCGGCGGTCCGAACGCTGATTGTCACGGACAAAATCCACGAAGTGATGGGATTTGTTCCGCACGAAATCATTCTCAACGAAGTGAAACACATTGATCTGTTTTCCAAATCCCGAAGTTCCAAAATGGAGCTGGACCGCCCCGATCTGATTATCGCGCGCGAAAAATTGATTTTGATGTTGGCGCGCATGGCCGAGGAACTTGGCGTCAAGATTTCTTTGAATCGTCGCTTTCAATCGTTCGTTTCCGCTCAAAACGGCGTGGCGATTTCTTATAAAGACCTGGAAACCGGCACGGACAAACACGAAATGGTGGATTATTTGATTGGTGCGGATGGCGTGTATAGCGCCGTAGCCAAAGCGGCTTCGTACAACGGTCATTTTCACACTTCGCTGTTGCAGGCGCGGATAAAGCGTCCCAAAGATGTTCGGCGCGACACCTATCAAGTCTGGTTTGATGTTGAGCGAACGAAATACTTTTATTGGTTGATTCCCGAATCGGATGACATCGCGGCCGTGGGCTTGATTGCCGACGATGCGCGTCAGGCTGGCGTCAGTTTGAAATCGTTTCTGAAAGAACGTGGTTGGCAACCATTGGAATACCAGTCCTCCAAAGTGCCCATGCACAAATACGAGTATTCGGCCCGTGTGAAAGAAGTCAGTCGGCGAGTGTTTCTGGTGGGCGATTCCACGGCGCAGGTCAAAGTGACCACGGTTGGCGGCGTGGTGACAGGCTTTCGGGGCGTCCGCGCCGTCGTCGAAGCGATTTTGGAAGGTCGCAGCGTCGGCAAGGAAAGTCGCGGATTGAAACGCGAACTGGATTTACATTTGCTGGTGCGTAAAGTGCTGGACGGATTCACGGATTCGGATTACGACCGGCTGATTGAATTTATGGACGGAGAGTTGAAAGGCGTCCTATCCGCCGAAACCCGCGACGATCTGGCGCAGATGTATTTCAGACTGGTTGCTTCGCAGCCGCGATTGGTGATGCTGGGAGCGAAGGGCTTGCTGCGAAGCATTGGCTGA
- a CDS encoding sugar transferase has product MNPQFYQSSVDEAVLPAGPNGIDVGSFFRSRNHREPSLKRPLDVMLSLLMLALSAPFSILVAVLIKLEDGGPIFYRQRRWGRYGKPFSVLKFRTMIADADRKFGLKQAVENDQRITRIGRLLRATGLDELPQIINILRGEMSFVGPRALAVGEIIYDETGQRLEYEQVRGFIERLAVRPGLTSVATIFIPKDSTALRKFRYDLLYIRKQSFRLDLYLISLSFWISFRGKWETRQKKL; this is encoded by the coding sequence ATGAACCCACAGTTTTATCAATCTTCGGTTGACGAAGCCGTTTTACCCGCCGGGCCAAACGGAATTGATGTCGGCTCGTTTTTTCGTTCCCGCAATCATCGCGAACCATCACTCAAACGACCGTTGGATGTGATGCTTTCCTTGTTAATGTTGGCGCTGTCGGCGCCGTTTTCGATTCTGGTGGCGGTGCTGATCAAACTGGAAGACGGCGGCCCGATTTTTTATCGGCAACGGCGTTGGGGCAGGTATGGCAAACCGTTTTCCGTGTTGAAATTCCGAACCATGATTGCCGATGCGGATCGAAAATTCGGGTTGAAACAGGCCGTCGAAAACGATCAACGCATTACACGGATTGGCCGATTGTTGCGCGCAACCGGATTGGACGAGTTGCCGCAGATCATTAACATCCTGCGCGGAGAAATGAGTTTTGTCGGCCCCAGAGCCTTGGCGGTCGGCGAAATTATTTATGATGAAACAGGGCAGCGCCTGGAATATGAACAGGTGCGCGGATTTATTGAACGGTTGGCCGTGCGTCCGGGATTGACCAGCGTGGCGACGATTTTCATTCCGAAAGATTCCACTGCGCTGCGGAAATTTCGCTACGATTTGCTGTACATTCGCAAACAAAGTTTTCGGCTCGATTTGTATTTGATTTCATTGTCGTTCTGGATCAGTTTTCGCGGCAAATGGGAAACGCGCCAGAAAAAGCTCTGA